A genome region from Erigeron canadensis isolate Cc75 chromosome 3, C_canadensis_v1, whole genome shotgun sequence includes the following:
- the LOC122592941 gene encoding uncharacterized protein LOC122592941 isoform X2 yields MGVQQDLIVGSSSSDDWEESADEISPWIIGNQRWNEAEQVAESIISKFQPTVFAEKHRDDVIFYLQNLIKRNLDCEVFAYGSVPLKTYLPDGDIDLSVVGASTHDLIKRIASLLKSEGRNLSAEFVVKDVQLIGAEVKLVKCMVQNLVVDISVNQMGGLCTLCFLEQVDRVIMKDHLFKRSIILIKAWCYYESRTLGAHVGLISTYGLETLVLYIFHVFHMILDGPLSVLYKFLEYFSMFDWDNYGISLMGPVRLSELPRIIVDRPPNSDELLLEVGFLRHCSELLSVPLKPGDVFPRKFLNIVDPLNDHNNLGRSVSQGNFFRIRSAFGYGAKNLGQILVDLENNIAEELHVFFSNTLIMHGSGQRPDLPDYISRSSPDASISEADMLLHTRVTGKPRSSNDENSYLGSGLSGNQISREGKDVSALTLSSEVAASDAVIKPLLPHQYYSTLTNKMKNLDIDDEKQPLVHEEEVPFEIEKAAIEGINYNQLEQLDLTGDLAHHVACLDTVRWWNHYPHAPRPLMGPPPPPVLLRMIASEHGGISGVVHHPGFHPSDQMFMSRPPFVPNEPNQRGRKNHFPDMSRPRHGYHTSTSNTTNNGTPNTNDFMAPPEGVPVFVPVSRPVHHKEPILHRRKHQNPNRARDPDGTQRPRSVSGVL; encoded by the exons ATGGGTGTTCAACAAGACTTGATTGTTGGTTCATCTTCATCTGATGATTGGGAGGAATCAGCAGATGAAATCAGCCCTTGGATTATTGGGAATCAGAGGTGGAATGAAGCTGAACAAGTTGCTGAAtcaattatttcaaaatttcaGCCAACAGTTTTTGCTGAAAAGCACAGAGatgatgttattttttatttgcagAATTTGATCAAGAGAAACCTTGATTGTGAG GTATTTGCTTATGGTTCAGTGCCGTTAAAAACCTATCTCCCTGACGGAGATATCGATCTAAGTGTAGTTGGTGCAAGCACACATGACCTCATAAAGAGGATTGCATCATTACTCAAGAGCGAGGGGAGAAACCTTTCGGCAGAGTTTGTTGTCAAAGACGTCCAACTTATTGGGGCCGAG GTTAAGCTAGTGAAATGCATGGTGCAAAATCTCGTGGTTGACATTTCCGTTAATCAAATGGGGGGGCTTTGCACGCTATGTTTTCTTGAGCAG GTGGATCGTGTAATAATGAAAGATCACCTTTTCAAACGAAGCATAATTTTGATTAAAGCTTGGTGCTATTATGAGAGTCGAACTCTTGGCGCACACGTTGGTTTGATATCAACATATGGATTAGAGACTCTAGTTCTCTACATATTTCACGTCTTTCATATGATATTAGATGGTCCTCTTTCA GTTCTTTATAAATTCTTGGAGTATTTCAGTATGTTCGACTGGGATAACTATGGAATCAGTTTGATGGGCCCCGTTAGATTATCCGAGTTGCCAAGAATTATTG TTGACAGGCCACCAAACAGCGATGAGCTATTGCTTGAAGTTGGTTTCCTTAGACACTGTTCTGAGTTGTTATCAGTTCCCCTGAAACCTGGGGATGTATTTCCCAGAAAGTTTCTCAATATTGTTGACCCTTTAAATGACCACAATAACCTCGGGCGTAGCGTTAGCCAAG GAAACTTTTTTCGGATACGTAGCGCCTTCGGTTATGGGGCTAAAAATCTTGGCCAAATTCTTGTGGATCTGGAAAACAACATCGCTGAGGAGCTTCATGTTTTTTTCTCGAATACATTAATCATGCATGGAAGTGGCCAAAGACCCGATCTTCCAGATTATATATCAAGGTCTTCTCCTGACGCCAGCATTTCAGAGGCAGATATGTTACTTCATACAAGGGTAACTGGAAAACCTAGAAGCTCTAATGATGAAAATTCCTATTTAGGAAGTGGTTTGTCGGGCAACCAAATATCTAGGGAGGGTAAAGACGTGTCTGCCTTGACATTGAGTAGTGAGGTTGCGGCTTCTGATGCTGTCATCAAACCATTGTTACCTCATCAATATTACTCAACATTAACTAATAAGATGAAAAAtcttgatattgatgatgaaaaacaaCCCTTGGTGCATGAAGAGGAAGTACCTTTTGAAATTGAGAAAGCAGCTATTGAGGGAATAAATTATAATCAATTAGAACAGCTGGATCTTACTGGAGATTTGGCACATCATGTGGCTTGTTTGGACACTGTCCGGTGGTGGAATCATTATCCTCATGCTCCCCGTCCCTTGATgggaccaccaccaccgcctgTTTTGCTACGCATGATTGCATCGGAACATGGTGGCATAAGTGGCGTTGTTCACCATCCTGGGTTCCATCCATCAGACCAGATGTTCATGTCTAGACCACCTTTTGTTCCCAATGAACCCAACCAGAGAGGCCGCAAGAATCACTTTCCCGATAtg AGTCGACCTCGGCATGGTTATCACACATCAACatcaaatacaacaaataaTGGAACACCGAACACCAATGATTTCATGGCCCCACCTGAAGGAGTTCCTGTATTTGTTCCAGTTAGCCGCCCAGTACACCATAAAGAGCCTATATTACATAGAAGAAAGCACCAAAACCCTAACCGAGCTCGTGACCCAGACGGTACTCAGAGGCCCAGATCTGTTTCTG GTGTTCTATAG
- the LOC122591701 gene encoding non-specific lipid-transfer protein 1-like, protein MAIVEMVGKVALVALFYCIVVAVPRAIEGAITCELVVSDLAPCAGFLTTGGQVSTDCCNGVKSLQNSAATKDDRQMVCRCAEQTVSTLPGINLTNVRDLPGKCGVNFPYEITPGTDCSKVQ, encoded by the exons ATGGCAATAGTTGAAATGGTTGGGAAGGTAGCTCTAGTAGCACTTTTCTACTGCATAGTAGTGGCTGTACCACGAGCCATAGAAGGCGCTATAACCTGTGAGTTGGTGGTGAGTGACCTTGCCCCCTGTGCAGGATTCCTGACCACGGGTGGTCAAGTTTCCACAGATTGTTGTAACGGAGTCAAGTCCTTACAAAATTCCGCGGCAACCAAGGATGATCGCCAGATGGTCTGCAGGTGCGCTGAACAAACCGTTTCAACACTCCCTGGAATTAACCTTACCAATGTTCGAGATCTTCCTGGCAAATGTGGTGTCAATTTTCCCTATGAAATCACCCCCGGCACCGATTGCTCAAA GGTGCAGTGA
- the LOC122591700 gene encoding CASP-like protein 1F2, with the protein METMNSREQELTRSSSRWNPYIKISHIGLRVIAIGFATTSIATMLASHQEIYLDDHVVVAKAHYTYSSALWYKMIVDAVIGVYSLVSLIVVHRKIISFDREAKLSFYFYLMLIDAVMMALMLSGSAAATGVGFVALFGVEKPGISWAPICSLARKFCEMATVSVVSSYVAFGCMALLMLISACKLKLHTTQ; encoded by the exons ATGGAGACCATGAATAGTAGGGAACAAGAACTTACGAGAAGTTCTTCACGATGGAACCCGTATATCAAAATTTCACATATCGGTCTACGTGTTATAGCCATCGGATTTGCAACGACTTCGATTGCCACAATGCTAGCTAGCCATCAAGAAATATATCTTGATGACCATGTAGTTGTAGCGAAAGCTCACTATACTTATTCGTCTGCGTTGTG GTACAAAATGATAGTAGATGCAGTAATCGGTGTTTACTCTCTTGTTTCGTTGATCGTGGTTCACAGGAAAATCATAAGCTTCGATAGAGAAGCCAAATTatcgttttatttttatttgatgcTTATTGATGCG GTGATGATGGCTTTGATGCTCTCTGGATCTGCTGCGGCTACTGGTGTTGGATTTGTGGCTTTATTCGGGGTGGAAAAGCCAGGGATTAGCTGGGCTCCGATATGTAGTCTAGCACGAAAATTCTGTGAGATGGCAACCGTTTCCGTTGTATCTTCTTATGTTGCATTCGGTTGTATGGCTCTCCTTATGCTCATCTCAGCTTGCAAGCTCAAACTACATACAACACAATAA
- the LOC122594608 gene encoding uncharacterized protein LOC122594608 — MALARIRSRLTSSPAQPPSPMPNSRAQPPFNSYVDKLKNIPEFDLPDDMNRPPIADVEYKLIKSKDKHSIHQMLDSAVKFGIFKVSGHGISPEELQMAFTEAEFCFGLLADRWSRDGDREEFAWSRSAMAIAERRRDVKNEAQFQQFRNKMDNIANKLEGIAKDVAQIMGNNSGKQPRKKIKENETRMTLFKHNNSSLQPHTPRSSQTPRALDGGSRRDSAAFALGLHIPTEFGEFRLLSEEGPFSFRTNPNTIVFTMGEQAEEWSYGEFRSAMGEINIEPDIQDDKGAYSIELKCSPTVLNEAVDKNESITLTDQIIFVVIVAIVYKLFTYLLS; from the exons ATGGCCCTTGCCAGAATTCGGAGTCGTTTGACATCGTCACCGGCGCAACCGCCTTCTCCCATGCCCAATTCCCGGGCGCAACCACCTTTCAACAGTTACGTAGacaaactaaaaaacatacCAGAATTTGATCTCCCTGATGACATGAACCGACCGCCCATTGCTGATGTCGAATACAAGTTGATCAAATCTAAGGATAAGCATTCGATCCATCAAATGTTGGATTCTGCTGTTAAGTTTGGTATTTTTAAGGTTAGTGGACATGGGATATCGCCCGAGGAGCTACAGATGGCGTTTACAGAAGCTGAGTTTTGTTTTGGATTGTTGGCTGATAGGTGGAGCCGCGATGGTGACCGCGAGGAATTTGCGTGGTCGAGATCTGCCATGGCTATCGCAGAACGGCGTAGAGATGTTAAGAATGAGGCACAATTTCAGCAGTTCAG GAATAAAATGGATAATATTGCGAATAAGCTCGAAGGAATTGCAAAAGATGTTGCTCAAATAATGGGTAACAATAGTGGTAAGCAACCTCGAAAGAAAATCAAGGAAAACGAAACAAGAATGACGTTGTTCAAGCATAACAACTCGTCTCTTCAACCACATACTCCACGTTCCTCTCAAACACCACGTGCATTGGATGGCGGATCTAGACGAGATTCAGCAGCATTTGCTCTTGGCCTTCATATCCCAACCGAGTTTGGAGAGTTTCGCCTCTTGTCTGAGGAAGGACCTTTCTCTTTCCGCACCAACCCTAACACCATTGTGTTCACCATGGGAGAACAAGCTGAG GAATGGAGCTATGGAGAGTTCAGATCTGCAATGGGGGAGATAAACATAGAACCAGATATCCAAGACGATAAAGGGGCATACTCCATTGAACTCAAGTGCTCACCTACAGTTCTAAACGAAGCAGTCGACAAAAATGAAAGTATCACCCTAACTGATCAGATCATCTTTGTAGTCATAGTTGCCATAGTTTAcaagttgtttacatatttaCTTTCTTGA
- the LOC122592941 gene encoding uncharacterized protein LOC122592941 isoform X1 — MGVQQDLIVGSSSSDDWEESADEISPWIIGNQRWNEAEQVAESIISKFQPTVFAEKHRDDVIFYLQNLIKRNLDCEVFAYGSVPLKTYLPDGDIDLSVVGASTHDLIKRIASLLKSEGRNLSAEFVVKDVQLIGAEVKLVKCMVQNLVVDISVNQMGGLCTLCFLEQVDRVIMKDHLFKRSIILIKAWCYYESRTLGAHVGLISTYGLETLVLYIFHVFHMILDGPLSVLYKFLEYFSMFDWDNYGISLMGPVRLSELPRIIVDRPPNSDELLLEVGFLRHCSELLSVPLKPGDVFPRKFLNIVDPLNDHNNLGRSVSQGNFFRIRSAFGYGAKNLGQILVDLENNIAEELHVFFSNTLIMHGSGQRPDLPDYISRSSPDASISEADMLLHTRVTGKPRSSNDENSYLGSGLSGNQISREGKDVSALTLSSEVAASDAVIKPLLPHQYYSTLTNKMKNLDIDDEKQPLVHEEEVPFEIEKAAIEGINYNQLEQLDLTGDLAHHVACLDTVRWWNHYPHAPRPLMGPPPPPVLLRMIASEHGGISGVVHHPGFHPSDQMFMSRPPFVPNEPNQRGRKNHFPDMSRPRHGYHTSTSNTTNNGTPNTNDFMAPPEGVPVFVPVSRPVHHKEPILHRRKHQNPNRARDPDGTQRPRSVSGMDRCSIESSYHLKDEDDFPPLSS, encoded by the exons ATGGGTGTTCAACAAGACTTGATTGTTGGTTCATCTTCATCTGATGATTGGGAGGAATCAGCAGATGAAATCAGCCCTTGGATTATTGGGAATCAGAGGTGGAATGAAGCTGAACAAGTTGCTGAAtcaattatttcaaaatttcaGCCAACAGTTTTTGCTGAAAAGCACAGAGatgatgttattttttatttgcagAATTTGATCAAGAGAAACCTTGATTGTGAG GTATTTGCTTATGGTTCAGTGCCGTTAAAAACCTATCTCCCTGACGGAGATATCGATCTAAGTGTAGTTGGTGCAAGCACACATGACCTCATAAAGAGGATTGCATCATTACTCAAGAGCGAGGGGAGAAACCTTTCGGCAGAGTTTGTTGTCAAAGACGTCCAACTTATTGGGGCCGAG GTTAAGCTAGTGAAATGCATGGTGCAAAATCTCGTGGTTGACATTTCCGTTAATCAAATGGGGGGGCTTTGCACGCTATGTTTTCTTGAGCAG GTGGATCGTGTAATAATGAAAGATCACCTTTTCAAACGAAGCATAATTTTGATTAAAGCTTGGTGCTATTATGAGAGTCGAACTCTTGGCGCACACGTTGGTTTGATATCAACATATGGATTAGAGACTCTAGTTCTCTACATATTTCACGTCTTTCATATGATATTAGATGGTCCTCTTTCA GTTCTTTATAAATTCTTGGAGTATTTCAGTATGTTCGACTGGGATAACTATGGAATCAGTTTGATGGGCCCCGTTAGATTATCCGAGTTGCCAAGAATTATTG TTGACAGGCCACCAAACAGCGATGAGCTATTGCTTGAAGTTGGTTTCCTTAGACACTGTTCTGAGTTGTTATCAGTTCCCCTGAAACCTGGGGATGTATTTCCCAGAAAGTTTCTCAATATTGTTGACCCTTTAAATGACCACAATAACCTCGGGCGTAGCGTTAGCCAAG GAAACTTTTTTCGGATACGTAGCGCCTTCGGTTATGGGGCTAAAAATCTTGGCCAAATTCTTGTGGATCTGGAAAACAACATCGCTGAGGAGCTTCATGTTTTTTTCTCGAATACATTAATCATGCATGGAAGTGGCCAAAGACCCGATCTTCCAGATTATATATCAAGGTCTTCTCCTGACGCCAGCATTTCAGAGGCAGATATGTTACTTCATACAAGGGTAACTGGAAAACCTAGAAGCTCTAATGATGAAAATTCCTATTTAGGAAGTGGTTTGTCGGGCAACCAAATATCTAGGGAGGGTAAAGACGTGTCTGCCTTGACATTGAGTAGTGAGGTTGCGGCTTCTGATGCTGTCATCAAACCATTGTTACCTCATCAATATTACTCAACATTAACTAATAAGATGAAAAAtcttgatattgatgatgaaaaacaaCCCTTGGTGCATGAAGAGGAAGTACCTTTTGAAATTGAGAAAGCAGCTATTGAGGGAATAAATTATAATCAATTAGAACAGCTGGATCTTACTGGAGATTTGGCACATCATGTGGCTTGTTTGGACACTGTCCGGTGGTGGAATCATTATCCTCATGCTCCCCGTCCCTTGATgggaccaccaccaccgcctgTTTTGCTACGCATGATTGCATCGGAACATGGTGGCATAAGTGGCGTTGTTCACCATCCTGGGTTCCATCCATCAGACCAGATGTTCATGTCTAGACCACCTTTTGTTCCCAATGAACCCAACCAGAGAGGCCGCAAGAATCACTTTCCCGATAtg AGTCGACCTCGGCATGGTTATCACACATCAACatcaaatacaacaaataaTGGAACACCGAACACCAATGATTTCATGGCCCCACCTGAAGGAGTTCCTGTATTTGTTCCAGTTAGCCGCCCAGTACACCATAAAGAGCCTATATTACATAGAAGAAAGCACCAAAACCCTAACCGAGCTCGTGACCCAGACGGTACTCAGAGGCCCAGATCTGTTTCTGGTATGGATAG GTGTTCTATAGAATCCTCGTACCATTTGAAAGACGAAGATGATTTCCCACCTCTGTCTAGTTGA